From the genome of Thermoleophilaceae bacterium, one region includes:
- a CDS encoding LLM class F420-dependent oxidoreductase: MRWALSLELPGLTLPQHEPVVRAAEAAGYTDAWSGETGGHDGFTSLALAAAWTERMRLGTGVVNVFTRGPAVLAQHAAALQDASDGRFCLGIGSSSDVIVERWNGIPFQKPLTRVRETVEFLRAALAGERAGEGRFRLEQPPPSPVPIVVAALRGRMLRTAAEVGDGVFVNFTPLGSLPKVMEAMGRDTEVLCRFFCIQGDPEQALPLARWMFAAYATVPVYEAFFRWLGHGEAIDPMVDAWRAGDRSQAVELAPRELVEDIFILGDADAQVARLEAYRDGGITTPVVMPIPLAAPGTPVSVDAYLELVSSLAPRGR; this comes from the coding sequence ATGCGCTGGGCGCTTTCCCTCGAGCTCCCCGGCCTCACCCTCCCCCAGCACGAGCCGGTCGTGCGGGCGGCGGAGGCGGCGGGCTACACCGATGCCTGGTCTGGCGAGACAGGCGGGCACGACGGCTTCACGAGCCTCGCCCTGGCGGCGGCATGGACGGAGCGGATGCGCCTGGGCACCGGCGTGGTGAACGTCTTCACGCGCGGGCCAGCCGTGCTCGCCCAGCACGCCGCGGCGCTGCAGGACGCCAGCGACGGGCGCTTCTGCCTGGGCATCGGCTCGTCGTCGGACGTGATCGTCGAGCGCTGGAACGGGATCCCGTTCCAGAAGCCGCTCACCCGCGTGCGCGAGACCGTTGAGTTCCTGCGCGCCGCACTCGCGGGCGAGCGCGCGGGTGAGGGCCGCTTCAGGCTCGAGCAGCCGCCGCCGTCCCCGGTCCCGATCGTGGTGGCCGCACTGCGGGGGCGCATGCTGCGGACGGCCGCGGAGGTCGGGGACGGGGTGTTCGTGAACTTCACCCCGCTCGGCTCGCTCCCCAAGGTGATGGAGGCGATGGGGCGCGACACCGAGGTGCTCTGCCGCTTCTTCTGCATCCAGGGCGACCCCGAGCAGGCGCTGCCGCTGGCGCGCTGGATGTTCGCTGCCTACGCCACCGTCCCCGTCTACGAGGCGTTCTTCCGCTGGCTCGGCCACGGCGAGGCCATCGACCCGATGGTGGACGCCTGGCGGGCGGGCGACCGCTCGCAGGCCGTCGAGCTGGCGCCGCGTGAGCTGGTCGAGGACATCTTCATCCTCGGGGACGCCGACGCGCAGGTGGCGCGGCTCGAGGCCTACCGCGACGGGGGGATCACCACGCCCGTGGTCATGCCCATCCCACTCGCGGCGCCCGGAACGCCCGTGTCCGTGGACGCCTATCTCGAGCTGGTCTCGTCGCTGGCCCCGCGAGGCCGGTAG
- a CDS encoding SDR family NAD(P)-dependent oxidoreductase produces MQLDGTGAFVAGGASGLGEATARALAERGADVTLLDLNEEKGEALAADIGARFVKGDVTEEDQVRAGVEKAAEGLRLAVSCAGIGWAERTVGKDGPANLQPFETVVRVNLIGTFNVLRMSAAAMAAGEPDENGERGAVVMTASAAAFDGQIGQTAYAASKGGVVGLTLPAARDLARHGIRVCTIAPGLFDTPLLAALPEAARQELGRQVPFPPRLGDPSEYALLACHIAENPMLNGETIRLDGALRMPPK; encoded by the coding sequence ATGCAGCTCGACGGCACAGGCGCATTCGTTGCCGGCGGGGCCTCGGGCCTCGGCGAGGCCACCGCCCGAGCGCTCGCCGAGCGCGGCGCCGACGTGACGCTGCTCGACCTCAACGAGGAGAAGGGCGAAGCCCTGGCGGCCGACATCGGGGCCCGCTTCGTGAAGGGCGACGTCACGGAGGAGGACCAGGTCCGCGCCGGCGTGGAGAAGGCGGCCGAGGGGCTGCGCCTCGCGGTGTCCTGCGCGGGCATCGGCTGGGCCGAGCGCACCGTGGGCAAGGACGGTCCGGCCAACCTGCAGCCGTTCGAGACGGTCGTCCGGGTCAACCTCATCGGCACCTTCAACGTCCTGCGCATGTCCGCCGCCGCCATGGCCGCCGGTGAGCCGGACGAGAACGGGGAGCGCGGCGCGGTGGTCATGACCGCCTCCGCGGCGGCCTTCGACGGCCAGATCGGCCAGACCGCCTACGCCGCCTCGAAGGGGGGCGTCGTGGGCCTGACCCTCCCGGCCGCGCGCGACCTCGCGCGCCACGGCATCCGCGTCTGCACGATCGCCCCCGGCCTCTTCGACACCCCCCTGCTCGCCGCCCTGCCCGAGGCCGCCCGGCAGGAGCTGGGCCGCCAGGTCCCCTTCCCGCCGCGACTCGGCGACCCGTCCGAGTACGCGCTGCTCGCCTGCCACATCGCGGAGAACCCGATGCTCAACGGTGAGACCATTCGTCTCGACGGCGCCCTCCGGATGCCGCCGAAGTAG
- the glpX gene encoding class II fructose-bisphosphatase — MLPEQPTGEHPDRNLALELVRVTEYAALAAARWTGRGEKEAADGAAVDAMRLMLGTIQMDGLVVIGEGEKDEAPMLYNGERIGDGSPPEVDIAVDPLEGTTLCAKGMPRALAVIALAERGTMFDPGPCVYMEKIAGSRRIAHLLDLDRPLGDTMELVAKETGRSVEDVTVIMLDRPARHQHAVDDVMRVGGRIRFIEHGDVSAALDAVDEDSEVDLLWGIGGTPEGVISAAAIKCVGGQMIGRLWPRDDEERDAAVEAGYDLAEILEVSRLVSGDNVFFAATGVTDGDVLKGAHYDAQGATTESLVTRSRSGTVRRIAARHDRAKLREITAGRVG; from the coding sequence ATGCTTCCCGAGCAGCCCACCGGCGAGCATCCGGACCGCAACCTGGCGCTCGAGCTCGTGCGCGTCACCGAGTACGCGGCGCTCGCCGCGGCCCGCTGGACCGGCCGCGGGGAGAAGGAGGCGGCCGACGGCGCCGCGGTGGACGCCATGCGGCTCATGCTCGGCACGATCCAGATGGACGGGTTGGTGGTGATCGGCGAGGGCGAGAAGGACGAGGCGCCCATGCTCTACAACGGCGAGCGCATCGGCGACGGCTCGCCCCCGGAGGTGGACATCGCCGTGGACCCGCTCGAGGGCACCACGCTCTGCGCCAAGGGCATGCCGCGGGCGCTGGCCGTCATCGCGCTGGCCGAGCGCGGCACGATGTTCGATCCGGGCCCGTGTGTCTACATGGAGAAGATCGCGGGCTCCCGGCGCATCGCCCACCTGCTCGACCTCGACCGCCCGCTCGGCGACACCATGGAGCTGGTGGCGAAGGAGACCGGACGCAGCGTCGAGGACGTCACGGTGATCATGCTCGACCGGCCCGCGCGCCATCAGCACGCCGTGGACGACGTCATGCGCGTGGGCGGCCGCATCCGCTTCATCGAGCACGGCGACGTGTCCGCGGCGCTTGACGCCGTGGACGAGGACTCCGAGGTGGACCTGCTCTGGGGCATCGGCGGCACGCCCGAGGGCGTGATCTCGGCGGCCGCCATCAAGTGCGTGGGCGGCCAGATGATCGGCCGGCTGTGGCCGCGCGACGACGAGGAGCGCGATGCGGCGGTCGAGGCGGGCTACGACCTGGCCGAGATCCTCGAGGTGAGCAGGCTCGTCTCCGGCGACAACGTCTTCTTCGCCGCCACCGGCGTCACCGACGGTGACGTGCTCAAGGGCGCCCACTACGACGCCCAGGGTGCCACCACGGAGTCGCTGGTCACCCGCTCGCGATCGGGCACCGTGCGCCGCATCGCCGCGCGCCACGACCGCGCGAAGTTGCGCGAGATCACCGCCGGCCGGGTCGGCTGA
- a CDS encoding protein kinase — protein sequence MSDDPRIGSQLAGYRIERLLGRGGMGVVYLAEQLALGRSVALKLIAPDLAQDEGFRERFQRESRLAASIDHPNVIPVHEAGEADGQLFISMRFVEGIDLRELIAGGGRIEALRAARIVAQVGAALDAAHARGLVHRDVKPANVLIDREDHAYLSDFGLTKSMASASGLTATGQWVGTLDYIAPEQIQGEAVDARTDVYALGCVLHQALTGNVPYPRDSDPAKLWAHMNEPPPAVSESAPGLPGSFDGVVARAMAKDPAERFPSAGDLGRATVAAAEGRAAAEPERSVAAGAAAPGEITVPRGRPAPTAAAGPPTAATAALRHRRPGGRGRWFALGGAGAVVLAGGAALALALGSGDEDPEPGPAPGPETVTVERTTETETEAQTEADAAPTDLTTHTAEGYTARYPAGWAVEIDDELQTTFRRSRFTSPGGDAFVSIDRSPGETTDPADKAAEVERALRGSPGYERISFEPVTIAGEPAFEWTFFTDDGGTRERRIDLFLNRGGDSYAVLGGGADFGLALPAARRVAGSIEPR from the coding sequence GTGTCGGACGACCCTCGCATCGGCTCGCAGCTCGCCGGCTACCGCATCGAGCGACTGCTCGGGCGCGGAGGGATGGGCGTGGTGTACCTGGCGGAGCAGCTCGCCCTCGGCCGCAGCGTGGCGCTCAAGCTGATCGCGCCCGACCTCGCCCAGGACGAGGGGTTCCGCGAGCGCTTCCAGCGGGAGTCGCGGCTGGCCGCGTCGATCGACCACCCGAACGTGATCCCCGTGCACGAGGCCGGCGAGGCGGACGGCCAGCTCTTCATCTCGATGCGGTTCGTGGAGGGCATCGACCTCCGCGAGCTGATCGCGGGCGGCGGGCGGATCGAGGCGCTGCGCGCCGCGCGGATCGTCGCCCAGGTGGGCGCCGCGCTGGACGCCGCGCATGCTCGCGGGCTCGTGCACCGGGACGTGAAGCCCGCGAACGTCCTGATCGACCGCGAGGACCATGCCTACCTGTCGGACTTCGGCCTCACGAAGAGCATGGCGTCCGCCTCGGGGCTCACGGCAACCGGCCAGTGGGTGGGCACCCTCGACTACATCGCGCCCGAGCAGATCCAGGGTGAGGCCGTGGACGCCCGCACCGACGTGTACGCGCTCGGCTGCGTGCTCCATCAGGCGCTCACCGGGAACGTGCCCTACCCGCGCGACAGCGATCCCGCCAAGCTCTGGGCCCACATGAACGAGCCGCCGCCGGCGGTGAGCGAGTCCGCGCCCGGGTTGCCGGGGTCCTTCGACGGCGTGGTGGCGCGGGCGATGGCCAAGGACCCCGCGGAGCGCTTCCCCTCTGCCGGCGACCTCGGGCGCGCCACGGTCGCGGCCGCCGAGGGCCGCGCGGCGGCCGAGCCGGAACGCAGCGTGGCGGCCGGGGCCGCGGCGCCGGGCGAGATCACCGTGCCACGCGGCCGGCCGGCGCCCACGGCCGCTGCCGGGCCTCCCACCGCCGCCACGGCCGCTCTGCGGCACCGGCGCCCGGGCGGCCGCGGCCGCTGGTTCGCCCTCGGGGGTGCCGGGGCGGTGGTCCTGGCGGGCGGGGCCGCGCTCGCGCTGGCGCTCGGCTCGGGCGACGAGGATCCCGAGCCGGGTCCTGCGCCGGGGCCGGAGACGGTGACGGTGGAGCGCACGACCGAGACTGAGACCGAGGCCCAGACCGAGGCCGATGCCGCGCCCACCGACCTCACCACCCACACGGCCGAGGGGTACACGGCGCGGTACCCCGCCGGCTGGGCGGTGGAGATCGACGACGAGCTGCAGACGACGTTCCGGCGCAGCCGTTTCACCAGCCCGGGCGGGGACGCCTTCGTGTCCATCGACCGAAGCCCCGGCGAGACCACCGATCCGGCGGACAAGGCGGCGGAGGTGGAGAGGGCGCTGCGCGGCTCGCCCGGGTATGAGCGGATCAGCTTCGAACCGGTGACGATCGCCGGCGAGCCCGCGTTCGAGTGGACCTTCTTCACCGACGACGGCGGGACCCGCGAGCGCCGGATCGACCTCTTCCTCAACCGCGGCGGCGACAGCTACGCGGTGCTCGGCGGCGGAGCCGACTTCGGGCTGGCGCTGCCCGCGGCCAGGCGCGTGGCCGGGTCGATCGAGCCGCGCTGA
- a CDS encoding acetyl-CoA C-acyltransferase, with protein MPEAVIVDAVRTPIGRAFKGSLAGLRPDETGAYVVDQLLERNPDVAPEMIEEVICGVGLPQGLQAFNMGRIIALLSEKLPQGVNGYTISRYCASSLESIRSAANAVTAGQGDAYVAAGVEWVSRYNERQEAAGEADQNENLQGKNGQPDAYISMGVTAENVAEKYGVSREDQDKYAQRSQELAVAAVDSGHFAREIVPVKGADGNEVANDDGPRPSSTYEKLSQLEPAFREGGTVTAGNSCPLNDGAAAVLVMSDTKAKELGLKPRARIITAATAALEPELMGVAPIGAVKKVLDRAGMTIGDVDVVELNEAFAAQVIPIMDECDIPLEKLNPHGGAIALGHPFGMTGARIMTTLLNDLETGGGTIGLETMCVAGGQGEAMLVERLT; from the coding sequence ATGCCCGAAGCCGTCATCGTCGACGCCGTCCGCACGCCCATCGGCCGCGCCTTCAAGGGCTCGCTCGCCGGCCTGCGCCCGGACGAGACCGGCGCCTACGTCGTGGACCAGCTGCTGGAGCGCAACCCGGACGTCGCGCCGGAGATGATCGAGGAGGTCATCTGCGGCGTGGGCCTGCCCCAGGGCCTGCAGGCCTTCAACATGGGCCGCATCATCGCGCTGCTGTCGGAGAAGCTGCCCCAGGGCGTGAACGGCTACACCATCTCCCGCTACTGCGCGTCCAGCCTCGAGTCCATCCGCTCGGCCGCCAACGCGGTCACTGCCGGCCAGGGCGATGCCTACGTGGCCGCCGGCGTCGAGTGGGTCAGCCGCTACAACGAGCGCCAGGAGGCCGCGGGCGAAGCCGACCAGAACGAGAACCTCCAGGGCAAGAACGGGCAGCCCGACGCCTACATCTCCATGGGCGTGACCGCCGAGAACGTCGCGGAGAAGTACGGCGTCTCGCGTGAGGATCAGGACAAGTACGCGCAGCGCTCCCAGGAGCTCGCGGTGGCCGCCGTGGATTCCGGGCACTTCGCGCGCGAGATCGTGCCGGTCAAGGGCGCCGACGGCAACGAGGTCGCCAACGACGACGGTCCGCGCCCCTCCTCGACCTACGAGAAGCTGTCCCAGCTCGAGCCCGCCTTCCGCGAGGGCGGCACCGTCACGGCCGGCAACTCCTGCCCGCTCAACGACGGCGCGGCCGCCGTGCTCGTGATGTCGGACACCAAGGCGAAGGAGCTGGGGCTGAAGCCGCGAGCGCGGATCATCACCGCGGCCACGGCCGCGCTGGAGCCCGAGCTCATGGGCGTCGCGCCGATCGGCGCCGTGAAGAAGGTGCTCGACCGCGCCGGCATGACGATCGGCGACGTGGACGTGGTGGAGCTCAACGAGGCATTCGCCGCCCAGGTCATCCCGATCATGGACGAGTGCGACATCCCGCTCGAGAAGCTCAACCCGCACGGCGGAGCGATCGCCCTCGGCCATCCGTTCGGCATGACGGGCGCGCGCATCATGACCACCCTCCTCAACGACCTCGAGACCGGCGGCGGGACCATCGGGCTCGAGACGATGTGCGTGGCCGGCGGGCAGGGCGAGGCGATGCTGGTCGAGCGGCTGACCTGA
- the egtD gene encoding L-histidine N(alpha)-methyltransferase gives MSVRIAPEPDVRIDSYVRDDGSLESMAADVRRGLTRPGLKEIPPKYFYDARGSELFEEITRLPEYYPTRCERAILNRRSPEIVAITGARELVELGSGSASKTRALLYAMAGAGTLERYVPVDVSETVVAQSATELIETYPGLRVHGLVGDFERHLDLLPPGEQRLMVFLGGTIGNFYPAERARFFARVRALMEPGDHLLLGVDLVKDAERLEAAYNDSAGVTAEFNRNVLHAINRDLGADFDVDAFEHVAFFDFDNSWIEMRLRACGGQRVEAPACGLELELADGEEIRTEISTKFTPAFLAAEFATAGLCLESFFTDPEGLFGLSLASPV, from the coding sequence ATGAGCGTGCGCATCGCACCCGAGCCGGACGTGCGCATCGACTCCTACGTGCGGGATGACGGCAGCCTCGAGTCGATGGCGGCCGACGTGCGCCGCGGCCTGACTCGTCCCGGGCTGAAGGAGATTCCGCCCAAGTACTTCTACGACGCGCGCGGCTCGGAGCTGTTCGAGGAGATCACGCGCCTGCCCGAGTACTACCCCACGCGCTGCGAGCGGGCCATCCTCAACCGGCGCTCGCCGGAGATCGTCGCCATCACCGGCGCGCGCGAGCTGGTGGAGCTGGGCTCTGGCTCGGCGTCCAAGACGCGTGCGCTGCTGTACGCGATGGCGGGCGCGGGCACGCTGGAGCGCTACGTGCCCGTGGACGTGTCCGAGACCGTCGTGGCGCAGTCGGCCACCGAGCTGATCGAGACCTACCCGGGGCTGCGGGTGCACGGCCTGGTGGGCGACTTCGAGCGCCACCTCGACCTGCTGCCTCCGGGTGAGCAGCGGCTGATGGTGTTCCTGGGCGGCACGATCGGCAACTTCTACCCGGCCGAGCGCGCCCGCTTCTTCGCTCGCGTGCGGGCGCTGATGGAGCCGGGCGACCACCTGCTGCTGGGCGTGGACCTCGTCAAGGACGCAGAGAGGCTCGAGGCGGCCTACAACGACTCTGCCGGCGTGACCGCGGAGTTCAACCGCAACGTCCTCCACGCCATCAACCGCGACCTCGGCGCCGACTTCGACGTGGATGCATTCGAACACGTGGCGTTCTTCGACTTCGACAACTCGTGGATCGAGATGAGGCTGCGCGCGTGCGGCGGCCAGCGGGTGGAGGCGCCGGCGTGTGGGCTGGAGCTCGAGCTGGCCGACGGCGAGGAGATACGCACCGAGATCTCCACCAAGTTCACCCCCGCCTTCCTGGCCGCCGAGTTCGCCACGGCCGGACTCTGCCTCGAGAGCTTCTTCACCGACCCGGAGGGCCTGTTCGGGCTCAGCCTGGCGTCGCCGGTCTAG
- a CDS encoding dodecin family protein: MAVVKIIELVGASSTSSDDAVQQALREAQSTLRNIKAVDVVSTGLRGENLDEWRAHVRVAFLIDRVSE, from the coding sequence ATGGCCGTCGTCAAGATCATCGAGCTGGTCGGTGCATCGAGCACGAGCTCCGACGACGCGGTCCAGCAGGCGCTGCGCGAGGCGCAGTCGACTCTCCGCAACATCAAGGCGGTCGACGTCGTGTCCACGGGCCTGCGCGGAGAGAACCTGGACGAATGGCGCGCCCACGTGCGCGTGGCGTTCCTCATCGATCGCGTCAGCGAGTAG
- the egtB gene encoding ergothioneine biosynthesis protein EgtB, protein MPSSTTTPHGGAAALLGEARERTFELVEPLSDEDLHRQLSPIMSPLVWDLAHIAAYEDLWACHRTGGMELLRPDVAATYDAFETPRSERGEIELLREAEAREYMGQVREEALGVLERDGDGFVWGLLLEHEQQHNETMLQALNLAEPGVYAPRRRPLPPPPAEAPSGTVGVAAGPFEMGDAGDRFAYDNERPRHEVDVAAFEIDRGPVTNGDWLAFMEDGGYARRELWNEEGWAWRSGDDVERPLFWRADGTVQEFERVGPPDPASPVIHVSWFEADAYARWRGMRLPTESEWEKAATWDPEAGVKRRYPWGDEEPDPARHANVDQTAFGTAPAGSHPEGASAYGVLGMTGDCWEWTATEFGGYPGFRAFPYREYSEVFFGQGYRVLRGGSWATRPRVARGSFRNWDHPHRRQIFAGLRCARDA, encoded by the coding sequence GTGCCCTCATCCACCACAACGCCCCACGGAGGGGCCGCCGCCCTGCTCGGGGAGGCGCGTGAGCGAACGTTCGAGCTCGTCGAGCCGCTGAGCGACGAGGACCTGCACCGCCAGCTCAGCCCGATCATGTCCCCGCTCGTGTGGGACCTGGCGCACATCGCCGCGTACGAGGACCTGTGGGCGTGCCACCGCACGGGCGGGATGGAGCTGCTGCGCCCGGACGTGGCCGCGACCTACGACGCGTTCGAGACCCCCCGTTCGGAGCGCGGAGAGATCGAGCTGCTGCGCGAGGCCGAGGCGCGCGAGTACATGGGGCAGGTGCGGGAGGAGGCGCTCGGAGTGCTCGAGCGCGACGGCGACGGGTTCGTCTGGGGCCTGCTCCTCGAGCACGAGCAGCAGCACAACGAGACCATGCTGCAGGCGCTCAACCTCGCCGAGCCCGGCGTATACGCGCCGCGGCGCCGGCCGCTGCCCCCGCCTCCGGCGGAGGCGCCGTCGGGCACGGTCGGGGTGGCCGCCGGGCCGTTCGAGATGGGCGATGCCGGAGACCGCTTCGCCTACGACAACGAGCGCCCGCGGCACGAGGTCGACGTGGCCGCTTTCGAGATCGACCGCGGGCCTGTCACGAACGGCGACTGGCTGGCGTTCATGGAGGACGGTGGCTACGCGCGGCGGGAGCTGTGGAACGAGGAGGGCTGGGCCTGGCGATCGGGCGATGACGTCGAGCGCCCGCTGTTCTGGCGGGCGGACGGCACGGTGCAGGAGTTCGAGCGGGTGGGGCCGCCGGACCCGGCGTCGCCCGTGATCCACGTGTCGTGGTTCGAGGCCGACGCGTACGCGCGCTGGCGCGGCATGCGGCTGCCCACCGAGTCCGAGTGGGAGAAGGCCGCCACCTGGGACCCCGAGGCCGGCGTCAAGCGCCGCTACCCGTGGGGGGATGAGGAGCCGGACCCCGCCCGGCACGCCAACGTCGACCAGACCGCGTTCGGCACCGCCCCGGCCGGCTCCCATCCGGAGGGCGCCTCCGCCTACGGGGTGCTCGGCATGACGGGCGACTGCTGGGAGTGGACCGCAACCGAGTTCGGCGGCTACCCCGGCTTCCGCGCCTTCCCCTACCGCGAGTACTCCGAGGTCTTCTTCGGCCAGGGCTACCGGGTGCTGCGCGGCGGCTCCTGGGCCACCCGCCCGCGGGTGGCGCGCGGCAGCTTCCGCAACTGGGACCACCCTCACCGGCGTCAGATCTTCGCCGGGCTGCGATGTGCGAGGGACGCATGA
- a CDS encoding AI-2E family transporter, protein MSETRNVAYRAILLAAGLVVLGLLFQQLVTLMLAVLMTVIVAIPLSAGADRLERRGVPRPLGVLAGLLTGLAALALILALVIPPFVDEAEAFIDDVPAVVDDLRDQVHDVTGATTEDIGEQVQEFFQGLVDDPAQLLGRITSIGLSIAAVLAAVILMLITAFYMAVRPEPLLDGALKLFPPARRPHAQHVMGRLRTSWIGWMQGVAVDMVVTGVLLYIGLSLVGLEFAIVFAVVTALLVVVPYFGAIVGGALPVLFALTDTPGKALLVLLVYLAVQQVESNVIIPLVMSRTVRLHPAVIAVGVVLVGQIFGFVGLVVAVPILSALVILVDELWIKPTEERHETERHTAIELPREAEDSRDEPTAPARLG, encoded by the coding sequence GTGAGCGAGACCCGCAACGTGGCCTACCGGGCGATCCTCCTGGCCGCCGGCCTCGTGGTGCTCGGGCTGCTGTTCCAGCAGCTCGTGACGCTGATGCTCGCCGTGCTGATGACGGTGATCGTCGCGATCCCGCTGTCGGCGGGCGCGGACCGCCTGGAACGCCGGGGAGTGCCGCGCCCGCTCGGCGTGCTGGCCGGCCTGCTGACGGGACTCGCGGCCCTGGCGCTGATTCTCGCGCTCGTCATCCCGCCGTTCGTGGACGAGGCGGAGGCCTTCATCGACGACGTGCCGGCGGTGGTCGACGACCTGCGCGACCAGGTCCACGACGTCACCGGGGCCACGACCGAGGACATCGGCGAGCAGGTGCAGGAGTTCTTCCAGGGCCTCGTCGACGACCCCGCCCAGCTGCTCGGGCGGATCACCTCGATCGGGTTGAGCATCGCCGCGGTGCTGGCCGCCGTCATCCTCATGCTGATCACGGCGTTCTACATGGCTGTGCGCCCGGAGCCGCTGCTCGACGGGGCGCTCAAGCTCTTCCCACCCGCCCGCCGCCCCCACGCCCAGCACGTCATGGGCCGCCTGCGCACGTCCTGGATCGGATGGATGCAGGGGGTGGCCGTGGACATGGTCGTGACGGGCGTGCTGCTGTACATCGGGCTGTCACTCGTCGGGCTCGAGTTCGCGATCGTGTTCGCGGTCGTCACCGCGCTGCTGGTGGTCGTGCCCTACTTCGGCGCCATCGTCGGCGGCGCGCTGCCGGTGCTGTTCGCGCTCACCGACACGCCCGGCAAGGCGCTCCTCGTGCTGCTCGTCTACCTGGCCGTCCAGCAGGTCGAGAGCAACGTGATCATCCCGCTGGTCATGTCGCGCACCGTGCGGCTGCACCCCGCCGTCATCGCCGTCGGCGTGGTGCTGGTGGGACAGATCTTCGGCTTCGTGGGGCTGGTGGTGGCGGTGCCGATCCTGTCCGCGCTCGTGATCCTCGTGGACGAGCTGTGGATCAAGCCGACCGAGGAGCGGCACGAAACCGAGAGACATACGGCGATAGAGCTCCCGCGCGAGGCGGAGGACTCGCGGGACGAGCCCACCGCCCCCGCCCGTTTGGGGTAG
- a CDS encoding TasA family protein codes for MIEPRKVLLTLLVLGITGSLVAVSALSAFSSTTDNPGNEFAAGTVDISDNDAGSAMYDVTDQKPGVTIERCIKVTYTGSLAADVKLYTTDALDTLAPYVNLTVTPGTQAVSVFPGCTDFVADAGGSIFSGTLQGFAAAHSGWADGLADHPGAGSSWGAGSAVVYRLQLTLADDNDANGGSDALTTGEHAFTWEARNQ; via the coding sequence ATGATCGAGCCACGGAAGGTTCTGCTCACGCTGCTCGTCCTCGGCATCACGGGAAGCCTCGTCGCCGTCTCGGCGCTCTCGGCCTTCTCGTCCACCACGGACAACCCCGGCAACGAGTTCGCGGCGGGCACGGTGGACATCTCGGACAACGATGCCGGGTCCGCCATGTACGACGTCACCGACCAGAAGCCCGGCGTGACCATCGAGCGCTGCATCAAGGTCACCTACACGGGCTCGTTGGCGGCCGACGTCAAGCTCTACACGACTGATGCGCTCGACACCCTGGCGCCGTACGTGAACCTCACCGTCACGCCGGGCACCCAGGCGGTTTCGGTCTTCCCCGGCTGCACCGACTTCGTGGCCGACGCCGGCGGCTCCATCTTCAGCGGCACGCTCCAGGGCTTCGCCGCCGCACACTCCGGCTGGGCCGACGGGCTCGCCGACCACCCGGGCGCCGGGTCGAGCTGGGGGGCCGGCAGCGCCGTGGTGTACCGCCTCCAGCTCACGCTCGCCGACGACAACGACGCCAACGGCGGCAGCGACGCGCTGACCACCGGCGAGCACGCGTTCACCTGGGAAGCCCGGAACCAGTAG